The genomic stretch AGTGCACACCAACCACCCATGGATCAGCATCGTCCATCCCGGACCCTGGACACAGCTGCCTCCCATTCCATCTCCATTACTCATTCCTCGATACAAATTTATCTCTGGCCGGCGGAGGCCAAGCAGAACCACTAGATCTacacctgatgatgatgatgatgatgtgagagCTTCACGTGAACGAGCTGGAGATACCAGTCAACTTGGTTTGTCAGATTTGGATGAAACTGGAGCCACAGGAGGAGTAGGAGCAGCTTCAGATGAAGCACAGAGTCCCGTGTTACCCAGGAGTCTGTCTGTGCCGGCTATCACATCTGCCCCATCTGAGAGTTCCATTTTGCATCCTGACTTGACAGAGACAAATGAATCTGATCAGGTCATGTCATGTGGAAGTAAGGTATGAAAAGAGATAATGGCTAACAGCTCATAATGAAATTATGTTTTCTCATAACCACAATACTTCAAAACAAcaattttctttatatttctagCCGGCCTGCAAAGAGAATCCCTTTGATCGAAAACCTGCGATGACCAAATCAAAGACCTTTCAGGCCATCCCAGCTACGCGGGCCCCTGCCCCCGGACACGGCTTCCCACTCGTCAAGAGGAAGGTACAATGGCTGGATTTAGAACTCAAAAAGCaactaataatacaaaataactcAATAATTGTTCATAGTAACTGATGTGTTCAGTGTTCTAAATACATATTGACACAATGCAGGACAAAATCTGAATGACTTTTAGGTTTGCCTCCACGTCATCATCTTTAACCTTAATAGAAGGATCAGATTTTTTTAGCCCTCATCACACGGTTATTAGGGATTAATTATTGTGATGTAAATTCATTCTTGGTTCATTCTATCAGAAATGCGGTATAGCATTTTTCGTAGTGACAGATAAATGGTATTTTAGTAtgacagaaaaagatttagtatgtcccaattagggctgtcgatcaattaaaatagttaatcatgattaatcgcacagtttttatctgttcaaaatgtaccttaaagggagatttgtcaagtatttaatactcttttcaacatgggagtgggcaaataatgCTTGCTTCATACAAAGGTAtgaacatatttattattggaaatcatttaccaacacaaaaccatgagaaatattgtccagaaaccctcacaggtactggattaagcatgaaaaatatgctcaatttATAACATGGCaacccaacagacaacaactgctgtcagtgtgtcagtgtgctgacttgactctgacttgccccaaactgcatgtgattatcataaagtgggcatgtctgtaaaggggagtctcgtgggtacccatagaacccattttcatttacatatcttgaggtcagaggtcaagggacccctttaaaaatgaccatgccagttttttcttgctaaaatttagcgtaagcttggagtgttatttaacctccttcgcacaagctagtatgacatggttggtaccaatggatgtcttaggttttctagtttcacatgaccatcagctttaaaactgaggccgctACAACCAACGAAAGATtgtttgtgttaatgcattaaagaaatgagtggtgttaaaacaaatgtgcgcGTTATTatgcgttaattttgacagccctagtcccaatacatagtaggTCAAATGCCtctctggctattctgacccacaatcctctgcgcagcggatatatgagcaagagggtcaaagttcaaggtgcaatgttatgacaaagtagtatgtcccaaatGTATGCATACTACATGtaacagtatgtactttgtaagggcagctgtagtatgtactaaaagtaaaaagtatgcaatttggaacATAGCCTAATATGTCTTATATGTTGCCTGCCAGGTGCAGACAGACCAGAATGTGTCCACAGAAGATCTGCAGGTGGAGATGAGCGAACTGGATAAACATCTGGAGGCACTGGAGCAAAGAGGAATCGAACTGGAGGGGAATCTGAGAGACTGCAAGAATGGTTACTGTACTGGTTCTAGACAAAATGGTTCACCGGCACAAAATCACTGTTTATGTGAATTCAGTGCATGTATCCCTGCTAACTATGTAACAGGGatgtttatatgtttgtttccttttgtttttagatgaagaagaggaacaAATGCTAATGGAGTGGTTCTCTCTCATCCATGAGAAAAATGTTCTGGTGCGCAGAGATACAGAGCTGGTTCATCTGTAAGTAGACTAGACCAGGACCAGGATTTTGCTCTGCTGAAGTTGTAGAATAAGTggcattatttttcatttccacCGCAGTTTGCTCTGCATCCAAAATGTTTCATGATGGGAGGTTTCTTGAATTTTACAGACATTTTGTGTTGTGCCTTTTCCCAGGAGAAAGCAGCAGGAGTTGGAGGAGAGACAGGCAGAAGTGGAGTACGAGCTCAGGTGTCTCCTTAATAAACCAGGTCAATGTGTTACTGAGTTGTATGTTGTAACATAtctgacaaataaatcagaaacCTCACTGGGTACTGTTTCCTGAATGTGGTCAATGTGATGCAGTGCAAAGTAGTGATATGTGGtgctttgttttaaatgttataCACACCGTCGTCTTCACCTTCAGAGGGCGACTGGAGTCGGAAGGAACGAGGTCGAGAGCAGAAGCTGATGAAGGAGCTGGTCGCTGTCATCGAACAGAGGAACCAGATCATCAGCACCTTGGATCAGGACAGGCAGAggtgcacagaaaaaaaagcaatacatGGGGCTTTCACATTCATAGATTTTTATGTCGCATAAATGCAACTTTGTTTTTCTGATTAGGGAAAGTGAAGAAGATAAGGTTTCAGAAGCCATGATGAAGGACAAAGGTGAGGAAACTTATAATATCAAAAAGCCTTTTTCATACTGTTGTGTCTGTTGTGTGTCTTCTCCTGTCCATGATGACCCGTTTTTTAAAGCATCTACCTGTGATACCTCTCCTCAGAGTTCCAGAAAGAAGGATTAAAGGAGCTAAAGAAGTCAAAAGGAAAGTTCAACCCCACAAAAATGTTTAAGATGCTAAACCAGTAAGCAGAGAGCAACAAAGACCCTGCGGACAAGAAGAGCTGAATCATGACTGCAGAAACTCAACTCAGAAAACAAACTTGTACTTTGAGATGATAACAATGATGTAAGCGTTATGGAAAAGTGGAATCTTATTGATCACAATAGGAAATAGTTTATTAAGATAATGTTGAAGAGCAGCTTAGTAAAATAGACTAATTGAAATATTCTCTCAATAAAAATGTTTCACTGTTATCGATGTACATGTTTCTTTACTTGCTCGATAcaatcaatatttatttatctatttttattttattacatacttgtattAGTTAAAGTATGcaataaatatgtatttggGGAATGTTGTATGTATTTTCTATGGATAACAATTGTATATTTTATGTTTAAGCTACTTTTTGATATGATAGTTATCCACTATACTGAAAAAGTGCATTTAAACTTACTCAAACCAGTCCGTTAAAACCAACTTGTCTTGAATTGTTTGATGAATGAGAacatacttttcttttttattattttatttaaccattATTTTACCAGGATATTTCCCATTGAGATTCAAAgtctcttttccaagggagtcCTGGCCAAGATGGCAGCATAAATAGTTTCACAAAAAGCCCAAACAACAGACTTAAAAACAGCAAAGGAGTTaaagcaaaacatttaaaacaacacaagAAATTTCAGATAAAAGAAGCACATTAACCaatatatgttatttccatTATCAGTTTGTGCTTGCTCTATTGTTGTGGTTTTCAGTTAGAAACACTGGAGAGCAGAGCCTGGAAATCAACAGAGCTGAAAAAAGTGATGCAGTAACTTAGTAaaaaaggacagacagacagatacaaataaaaatgtgaccAGTACcacaattgttttatttttattacattagaacaggggtcagcaacctgaggctctggagccacatgcggctctttagctcctctccagtggctccctgtggatttaaaaaaaaaaaaattgtggaaattaataactgttttttggtttacatttaaattgtatttatcattgttataGGTCTGTGGTACaacggtacgacagagtattaaggccacattgaggaaaaaaaataaatctgagattttgataataaagtcgtaatattacgagaataaagtcatcataTTATGagatataaagtagtaattttacgtgttatttttcttttttctcataaagttatgactttattctcgtaatattatgactttattctggaaatctcagatgtgttttccctcaatgtggccctaatactctgtcgtacatttgcacttgggccctcactgcattagacctatatactatatacttagactataaactgttcaaatgttttgcggctccagacagattatttttgtattatttttgcctaaaaatggctcttttgatagttaAGATTGCTGACACCTGACCTAGACCAAAGAATGCGAGCTTACCTTTTTCTAAACACTCTTTTTATTGCACACACAGTAGAACAAGCGGAACGAAAAACAACGTTCCCCCTAGAGCATCCGGAATGTTTTCCAACGGACCAAGCACCCGGAAGTTAAGAGTTCTGAACGTTCATGTGGCTCCATGACAACAAAGTGTCTGTGAACATTTATACTAGTAAGAACTAACAAATACAAGACTCAACACAAACCATGTCCGACAACGAGGATAAGTAAGTGACGACACATTGTTTACATCCTATattaactatatatatactatatatatactatataacacGACGTTAACGTTGTTTGTAGCTAACACTTAGCCACTTCGTTAGCTAGCAGAACTGTCCATTATAACCCTGATGTGGATCTGTGGTCTCTGTTTTCACTGTTATAACTGATTTCATGTCAACTTTGTAGCTTCGACGACGGAGATTTCGATGATGCCGAAGAGGATGAGGGATTAGATGACCTGGAAAACGCGGAAGATGTAAGTTGTTCgtttaattgtaatataactggCTGTTCTAACGAAGCCCGCCGTCAGGGGGGGTGAAAGGGTACAGATGACCCCCGGCCCAAGGCCCAGTGGGGCCAATGCAAAGGTCTATGTTTGACCCTTAAATGGGATCAAGTACAACAATTTACCAACTGACCTATATCACTGACAGTacgagttaaagggactatttgtaactttcagaaatgcttgttaacagtgacacctgtggctgttaagtcaatgaaagtcagcgtcgggctcgcgcttgctcgctctacatagacatgaacgagcatcgcacaaaacagtgaggcgacagacgtcagctaaaaccacaatatcactatatttcagctgcttggcagtaatgttagctgaccagacgaaggtctctccatgaatcagtgctgatcctagtgttggcttttccgtTATCGCCTCctgactgcgcccgcagggagacaccggcactaTACAccggcgataacgtttctcgctgcggagccccgtcacttcaagacacaggaaacctctgttggtctggaggagctgcagcagttatttctgcattaactctcctgcagtgtggagtgagcgcgcgttcacgtctagaggtggagcgagacagcgagaacgcagtctgtctgagtgaaggcaagcaggcagaggagcagagacagcggccacacgtgagcgtgcatatgcgagcgcgcatgtgtcccgacccggtacatatatacgcttaaaaagttacaaacagtccctttaatttaaaatcaatacatagGCATACatacaatattataataataataataataataacaataataatacctttatttatatagcacctttaaaaaaaaaaaaaagcttacaaagtgctttacaataaaagcatgataCAAATAATTAACTCCCAGAACTTAAGatctaaacaaaataaaaacatataaatacaaaataactcATATAGATAGTTACAACAATGCACCATCAGTTAAGAAAAAGCCATAATgactcaaaaaaataaaagccaggGTACAAAGAGAACAAGAAAATGAAAGGATCAGAGAAGCTATGGCAACATTTCTGGCCAAAGAAAAGTGTGAAGAAGCACCAGGTATGACAGGCGAAGATCAACGTACAAATGATACCCACTGTAGCTGGCCCAGTTTTaatgctagagtgaagctactggtatcatatgacacattaaaggcatggggcagttggagggacacgttacaataagaaccatataaatacataggattatagcaataaaagccaaaaaataagaaacaatatatGAGAAGAACATATCTTAAAGTTCCTCTAAATAACAGTAATTTAAAATGGGTATGGTCTGTGTTCAGCAGCTTAACAGCAGAAGGGATAAAGGACTTGGAGTAACGATTTGTTCTCCTTAAGGGCACATTATAACGTCGGCCTGAAGGCATCAGAGAGAATTCAGCCGAAAGAATGTGATCTGGTTGGCTGATAATTATTTTTTGCTTTCTCAGCCACCTGTTTCTCCCAAATTGTGCCCAAGTCCTTCTGCTGAACTCCAATAATCTTGGAGCACACTTTGACCATACTATTTAGACTGTTTTTGTCCTTCACAGACAGCCCGTTAAAGCAGCAGGTAAAAGAAAAAGTTAAAAGACTTTCAATAAAAGAATGGTAAAAGTTACATAAGATCGTATCACAGACATTCAAAGAattgtaaaacaggcagatatgatcttaaccatgtgatctgtgatatactttattttgtgccagtaaaggctgttgggaacgattataaacaatgaaaaaaatatataaccaTGTAatctatttatatctatataatataatgactattttctagtaagtattattatgagtatataacatacatgtataataaactgtaattgttttatgagtaatgcatcttatgtgtgtaaaccaatcctttggtcattaattgtattgtagtgttatataatataataatggcaggaggggtaatattagtgctctgtgtcacttctggaaagtggcattggtttaTCCAGGGAAAatctgaaccacttcctgaaCCAGTCAGGCGGTATAGCCaggcagcgaggcttcggacgtCATCAATGACGCCATTGGTCTAAAGCGATACATACCTCGATACGCGCATCgcggaaaacttcctggattactcgacacgcgccgaagcctcggcacagcacgtgaCAGCACTACATTTAGCATCTACCATTTAGCCATTTTCTACATCTCTAACGTTCTCCACCGCTGCTCTGTGATAATATCATTGGGTTGCTGTTGTGTGCAGGAGGATCGTGAGAACGTGCAGATCCTTCCCGCCGGAGAGGGGCAGCAGGCCAACCAGAAGAGGATCACAACACCTTACATGACCAAATATGAGAGAGCCAGAGTGCTGGGGACACGAGCTCTCCAGATAGCGTGAGTGTTTTTCTATGTGTTGACCTACGCAATGTCCTGGGTTCAGATCTGGTCTCTGACCTTTGACTCCTGTCTACACACTCTACTATGATCTTGCTTttcatgtccatatatcatTGAGGTGGAAGTGCATTTTGTGAGGACAGAAACCTGCGAACTACAACACTGTCATTAGTTGTGTAGTTGATTTTTGCCACTAAGCGTCTGCGCTTTTGGTAAAAGATTGCGAACGCATCTGTAATTGCTCATTCCTCTGCTTGAATTTTGGTCTACCACTGTTTGGAAATATCAGTCTAAGTACACCTGAGTGCAATGAATtattaaagctagggtaggtaaggtatttcagaaacattttttcttatatttgttgaaattatttttacatcccgacagcaatcaataaatcaaatgctctgacaaaaaaaaaggaaaaaaaatcaggtatatgtggctgttgcaggacttTAACAAACCCGCcgaatcatttcattcagcctacctacctgcgtgcactcattgcacgtcaccggagtcttccacaagctgtgagcactaacaatagccatgttcgtcgTTTACTTTCATAAAGATGATTTTGGggaagtggctttggagggaggcctgaagggacgggttgtcagtgttgccgatttggcgactttctcgctagatttagcgacttttggagctagtgctgctgctttcgttggaaaagagttggcaacgctgggctgggttttttggttggataatttttaaaatctagtgtacacttgctagtttctcctgttttcgaccctacctttaatgcCCTTCCAGTTTGGTCATCACATTCACTTGCTATTactactttttaaaaacaaattgtgtGTTAATTTCTTCTTAAAGCACAGATAATTATCCCTATAGTTGTGTCATGTTATGTAGATGTACATAGACATTGagacatataataataatatttatgtgCTTCAATATTGTCCATATTAAATTGCAAGGAAAGAATGGACTTTAAAACTATGACAAAGCTCGACAAAGGTATCAGATAGGAAACAATGAGGTTAGATGACCAGTATGAGCAGAACCACTAGACTCAAATATAACTCCATATCAATCATTAATCAGGAGCTAGGTGATTTGTCTGGGTGGCACACTTTTAATGTTACGAGTACAAATACCCATCCCTAAATGTGTTGTAGGACGGTTTAATGTTTGGAATTGGAGGCAACTTCATTAGTTAGGCTTAGGTGTTGACTGTCTTTCAGCATTCACTATCTGCT from Sebastes fasciatus isolate fSebFas1 chromosome 13, fSebFas1.pri, whole genome shotgun sequence encodes the following:
- the polr2f gene encoding DNA-directed RNA polymerases I, II, and III subunit RPABC2; translation: MSDNEDNFDDGDFDDAEEDEGLDDLENAEDEDRENVQILPAGEGQQANQKRITTPYMTKYERARVLGTRALQIAMCAPVMVELEGETDPLQIAMKELKGRKIPIIIRRYLPDGSYEDWGCDELIITD